The following coding sequences lie in one Myxococcales bacterium genomic window:
- the pstB gene encoding phosphate ABC transporter ATP-binding protein — MVEASHPLVSGSRATSGESAADATDAARQNAAEVPKLRAELLKAYFGTAEVLRGVTLPVRERSVTAIIGPSGCGKSTFIRCLNRMHEVVNGARVSGKVLLDDQDIYAPDVDPVRVRRRVGMVFQKANPFPTMTIRENVLAGLVLNGIRPKHPEEMVERVLKQVALWDEVKDALNRSGTSLSGGQQQRLCIARSLALEPEVLLMDEPCSALDPIATARVEELIHELRERYTIVIVTHNMQQAARVADFTAFFYLGELVEYDRTDVIFTRPGEKRTEDYITGRFG; from the coding sequence ATGGTCGAAGCATCACACCCTCTCGTGAGCGGCTCCCGGGCGACGTCCGGCGAATCGGCGGCTGACGCCACCGACGCGGCCCGCCAGAACGCTGCAGAAGTTCCCAAGCTACGCGCGGAGCTTCTCAAGGCGTATTTCGGCACGGCCGAAGTGCTGCGGGGCGTGACGCTGCCCGTGCGGGAAAGATCGGTGACCGCCATCATTGGACCGTCGGGCTGTGGAAAATCCACCTTCATTCGCTGCTTGAACCGCATGCACGAGGTGGTGAACGGCGCCCGCGTCAGCGGCAAGGTGCTGCTCGACGACCAGGACATCTACGCCCCGGACGTCGACCCAGTGCGCGTGCGCCGCCGCGTCGGCATGGTGTTCCAGAAAGCGAACCCATTTCCGACGATGACGATTCGGGAGAACGTTCTCGCCGGCCTGGTGTTGAACGGGATCCGCCCCAAACACCCCGAAGAGATGGTCGAGCGGGTGCTCAAACAGGTCGCGCTGTGGGACGAGGTGAAGGACGCGCTCAATCGCTCGGGCACCAGCCTGAGCGGCGGTCAGCAGCAGCGCCTGTGCATTGCCCGCTCGCTGGCGCTGGAGCCGGAGGTGCTGTTGATGGACGAACCGTGTTCGGCCCTCGACCCCATCGCGACCGCCCGTGTCGAGGAGTTGATCCACGAGCTACGTGAACGCTACACGATCGTGATCGTCACCCACAACATGCAGCAAGCCGCGCGCGTCGCCGATTTCACCGCGTTTTTCTACCTCGGGGAACTGGTAGAATACGACCGCACGGACGTGATCTTCACACGTCCCGGCGAGAAACGGACCGAGGACTACATCACGGGGCGGTTTGGATGA
- a CDS encoding tetratricopeptide repeat protein — MPTPRLLLVVSLGLMLIGCKGAAPLPPKALELNRAGVEALETGDLETADARFALALEYNPRFVEALVNMGLVELQRGNFRRARQLLGRARRMNPDVAQPHHGLGVLAEREQRPDLAAKHYDEALRVDPGFAPARANLARLFFEAGNYEHARVQFKRLTEVAPEEPSGYVGLAETLLHLGRQAEAEAAVEVGVKRFPDSAALSILAARGMLRRGQIDAAVELLTPIARSRDDLAVSALGWLATAELARGRIRHAIGAAKRALALDPRDSVSVYVMAAALRKLDDPSAGAWAKRAEQLAPGSVAKVDDQQP; from the coding sequence ATGCCCACTCCGCGCCTCCTCCTCGTCGTCTCGCTCGGGTTGATGCTGATCGGTTGCAAAGGCGCCGCGCCGCTGCCACCCAAAGCGCTCGAGCTCAACCGGGCGGGTGTCGAGGCGCTCGAGACCGGAGATCTGGAGACAGCCGACGCCCGTTTTGCCTTGGCCCTCGAGTACAACCCCCGCTTCGTCGAAGCACTGGTGAACATGGGTTTGGTCGAGCTGCAGCGCGGCAACTTCCGTCGCGCACGTCAGCTCCTGGGTCGAGCGCGCCGCATGAACCCCGACGTTGCCCAGCCGCACCATGGCCTTGGCGTGCTGGCCGAGCGTGAGCAGCGCCCCGACCTTGCCGCCAAACACTACGACGAAGCTCTGCGAGTCGACCCCGGATTTGCGCCTGCGCGGGCCAACCTCGCGCGGCTGTTCTTCGAGGCCGGCAACTACGAGCACGCCCGCGTACAGTTCAAGCGGCTGACGGAGGTTGCTCCGGAAGAGCCCAGTGGCTACGTGGGGCTCGCAGAGACCCTGCTCCACCTGGGTCGCCAGGCCGAAGCTGAAGCAGCGGTCGAGGTCGGGGTCAAACGCTTTCCGGACTCGGCCGCCCTATCGATCCTCGCCGCGCGCGGTATGTTGCGGCGCGGTCAGATCGACGCGGCTGTCGAGCTGCTCACTCCCATCGCGCGCTCGCGAGACGATCTCGCCGTGTCTGCGCTCGGGTGGCTCGCGACTGCGGAGCTGGCCAGGGGCCGAATACGCCACGCCATCGGGGCCGCGAAGCGGGCGCTCGCGCTCGATCCGCGCGATTCGGTTTCCGTCTATGTGATGGCTGCCGCGCTGAGGAAGCTCGACGACCCGAGCGCGGGGGCCTGGGCCAAACGCGCAGAACAGCTGGCCCCTGGCAGCGTCGCGAAAGTGGACGACCAACAGCCGTGA
- a CDS encoding OmpA family protein, translating to MGCGHSEDEWQAQLAKYGQLDKNFQGEKAEHAKARAELDLAQKRAAELASQLKKMGVDIDQLNMALEKTGTEKAQLAANLEELKKALAEYKARADQLERIKQRFELLRDKLKKLTTLGLKVEVRRNRMVIRLPGDVLFASGKDDLKDEGEKVLQAVADVIRSDEQLKKRFFQVAGHTDNKPLKGGQFGDNWGLSVMRARRVLLFLVASTDAKGGGGGLDANRLHAAGYGETDPVADNTNDPGRLANRRVELVIMPDIEEMLDLKTLI from the coding sequence ATGGGCTGTGGTCACTCGGAGGACGAGTGGCAAGCGCAGCTCGCCAAGTACGGGCAGCTCGACAAGAATTTCCAGGGCGAGAAAGCCGAGCACGCAAAGGCTCGCGCCGAGCTCGATCTGGCACAGAAGCGGGCTGCCGAGTTGGCCTCTCAGCTGAAGAAGATGGGCGTCGACATCGATCAGCTCAACATGGCGCTCGAGAAGACGGGCACCGAGAAGGCGCAGCTCGCCGCCAACCTCGAGGAGCTGAAGAAGGCCCTCGCCGAATACAAGGCGCGCGCGGACCAGCTGGAGCGAATCAAACAACGCTTCGAGCTCTTGCGCGACAAACTCAAGAAGCTGACGACCTTGGGTCTCAAGGTCGAGGTTCGCCGCAACCGCATGGTCATTCGCCTGCCCGGCGACGTGCTATTTGCCTCGGGCAAAGACGACCTGAAGGACGAAGGCGAGAAGGTCCTGCAAGCGGTGGCCGATGTCATTCGCAGCGACGAACAGCTCAAGAAGCGCTTCTTCCAGGTGGCTGGCCACACCGACAACAAACCCCTCAAGGGCGGTCAGTTCGGAGACAACTGGGGACTGAGTGTCATGCGCGCCCGTCGGGTCCTGCTCTTCCTCGTGGCGTCGACGGACGCCAAGGGCGGCGGCGGCGGCCTCGACGCAAATCGTCTACACGCCGCCGGCTACGGGGAGACTGACCCGGTCGCCGACAACACCAACGATCCAGGTCGGCTCGCGAACCGCCGGGTCGAGCTGGTGATCATGCCGGACATCGAGGAGATGCTCGACCTCAAGACCCTGATTTGA
- the pstA gene encoding phosphate ABC transporter permease PstA, with product MNASSSSDGYTRRKLVDRAVRGACWVATLIALIPLGLVLYYLTARGVGGLSWAFFTELPKPVGETGGGIANALLGTLELVGLACLFGIPPGVLAGVYLAEFGNHRLAKLVRFSADVMSGVPSITVGIFVYTLIVLRTKSFSAYAGGVALAVLMLPTITRTTEELLRLVPESLREAALGLGVPRWRATLRVVLRTAAPGIATGVMLAVARVAGETAPLLFTAFGNAFWPAGLDQPTASLPVQIYTYAVSPYEDWHQKAWAAALVLVGMVLVLNVSARLLVKNRVKYR from the coding sequence ATGAATGCGAGCTCGAGCAGTGATGGTTACACCCGACGGAAGCTCGTGGACCGCGCGGTCCGGGGCGCGTGCTGGGTCGCGACGCTGATCGCGCTGATCCCCCTCGGCCTGGTGCTCTACTACCTGACGGCCCGCGGAGTGGGCGGCCTCAGCTGGGCCTTCTTCACGGAGCTGCCCAAGCCGGTCGGCGAGACGGGTGGCGGCATCGCCAACGCGCTGCTCGGCACTCTGGAGCTGGTCGGGCTCGCCTGTTTGTTCGGCATTCCGCCAGGTGTGCTCGCGGGTGTGTACCTGGCGGAGTTCGGCAATCACCGCCTGGCCAAGCTCGTGCGTTTCTCCGCCGACGTGATGTCCGGGGTGCCGAGCATCACCGTCGGCATCTTCGTGTACACCCTGATCGTGCTGCGCACGAAGAGCTTCTCCGCCTACGCCGGCGGGGTCGCGCTCGCGGTGCTCATGCTGCCGACCATCACTCGCACCACCGAGGAGCTCCTGCGGCTCGTTCCGGAGTCGCTGCGCGAGGCGGCACTCGGTCTCGGCGTTCCCCGCTGGCGGGCGACGCTCCGCGTCGTGCTTCGCACCGCGGCACCGGGCATCGCCACCGGAGTGATGCTGGCGGTCGCCCGGGTCGCCGGCGAGACCGCACCGCTGTTGTTCACGGCTTTCGGCAACGCCTTCTGGCCGGCAGGCCTGGATCAACCCACGGCGTCGTTGCCGGTGCAGATCTACACGTACGCCGTCTCTCCCTACGAAGACTGGCACCAGAAAGCCTGGGCGGCTGCCTTGGTGTTGGTCGGCATGGTGCTGGTCTTGAACGTATCCGCCCGCCTGCTAGTGAAGAATCGAGTGAAGTACCGATGA
- the pstC gene encoding phosphate ABC transporter permease subunit PstC: MARLGRDVNLGDFLFRSVSGLFAIGLVLALGAMALQMWIAAGPAIDHFGPRFIVGRDWDPVRESFGALPFIYGTLVSSLLALAISVPISLAVAVFLTELAPPWLKAPVSFLVELLAAVPSVIYGLWGIFALAPFLRNHLEPLLGKTLGFLPLFQGPHQGFGMLAGGIILAIMITPTISSVSREVLRAVPDTLREGALALGSTRWEALRFAILPYARSGIIGAIILGLGRALGETMAITMVIGNRADISVSLFAPGYTMSSVIANEFTEATGDLHLGALAEIGLLLFAVTLILNIIARLLVWRVGRPPEGARA, translated from the coding sequence ATGGCGCGGCTCGGCCGCGACGTGAACCTGGGGGACTTCCTGTTCCGCAGTGTCTCCGGCCTCTTCGCCATCGGCCTGGTGCTCGCGCTCGGCGCGATGGCGTTGCAGATGTGGATCGCGGCGGGGCCCGCCATTGATCACTTCGGTCCGCGTTTCATCGTTGGACGCGACTGGGACCCTGTGCGGGAGTCGTTCGGTGCGCTGCCGTTCATCTACGGAACGCTGGTCTCGTCGTTGCTGGCACTCGCGATCTCCGTGCCGATATCCCTGGCGGTCGCCGTGTTTCTCACGGAGCTGGCTCCACCCTGGCTCAAGGCTCCGGTGAGTTTTCTGGTCGAGCTGCTCGCAGCAGTCCCGAGCGTGATCTACGGGCTCTGGGGGATCTTCGCGCTGGCGCCATTCCTCAGGAACCACCTGGAGCCATTGCTCGGGAAGACCTTGGGATTCTTGCCGCTGTTCCAGGGGCCACATCAGGGCTTCGGCATGCTCGCCGGGGGCATCATCTTGGCGATCATGATCACGCCGACGATCTCCAGCGTCTCGCGGGAGGTGCTGCGCGCCGTCCCGGACACCCTGCGAGAAGGGGCGCTCGCGCTCGGCTCCACCCGCTGGGAAGCGCTGCGCTTTGCCATCTTGCCGTACGCACGCTCGGGCATCATCGGCGCCATCATCCTGGGTCTCGGCCGCGCGCTCGGTGAGACGATGGCGATCACCATGGTGATCGGCAACCGCGCCGACATCAGCGTCTCGCTGTTCGCGCCGGGCTACACCATGTCCAGCGTCATCGCCAACGAGTTCACCGAAGCAACGGGAGACTTGCATCTGGGCGCGCTGGCAGAGATCGGGCTCCTGCTGTTCGCGGTGACCTTGATCTTGAACATCATCGCGCGCCTCTTGGTCTGGCGCGTGGGCCGTCCGCCGGAGGGTGCGCGGGCATGA
- a CDS encoding HAMP domain-containing protein produces MKLGLRAKLFLLSLGLIVTSAVAAYTYLRGALERSLVEDVRSDLRVRARLVAREAGDVTLDGPARWQQLALDLGKRAEARVTFIRADGTVFGDSEVALSDLPSMENHRDRPEVLTALAGGEGVSERYSATIRQRMLYVAAPFHRDGKLAGVARVALSLSRVDAAVADLRRLALIAALLAIGVAVVLSSAAAPLAWREARSLTDAARRMAAGDLATRTRSEGQDELGELGRALDQLAEGLSSTLSELRAERDRVSGILTGMQEGVLLVDRNGRVALVNPALREMLLLPPDAQGKTPLEVIRHAELKSLLDETTEHDEARQREIEVAGLRPRRLLVRAVPLAGGQGGTLAVFVDLTDTRRLESLRRDFVANVSHELRTPVTAIRSAAETLDSALDRDPGAARQFLEIIDRNAARLHGLVEDLLDLSRIDSQKYQLAFEAIDLNDFIDHALAMFRERATKKGITLGYASDSDLPPAFADPKALDHVVVNLIDNAVKYCPNGSTVRVHAKKGADSVRITVADDGPGIEERHLPRLFERFYRVDAGRSRELGGTGLGLSIVKNLVEAMGGSVGVESKAGSGTEFFFSLKTQMPELPERSAPNATNEDSGSRQS; encoded by the coding sequence TTGAAGCTAGGCCTGCGTGCCAAGCTATTCTTGCTCTCGCTCGGGCTGATCGTCACGTCCGCGGTCGCGGCCTACACCTATCTACGTGGCGCACTCGAGCGCTCCTTGGTCGAGGACGTCCGCTCCGACCTCCGGGTGCGCGCGCGATTGGTCGCTCGGGAGGCCGGTGACGTGACGCTCGACGGTCCCGCGCGCTGGCAGCAGCTCGCGCTGGATCTGGGGAAACGCGCGGAAGCGCGGGTCACGTTCATCCGGGCTGACGGCACCGTATTCGGTGACTCGGAGGTCGCGTTGTCGGACTTGCCATCCATGGAGAACCACCGCGACCGACCCGAGGTGCTCACGGCGCTGGCCGGGGGTGAGGGTGTCTCGGAGAGGTACAGCGCGACGATTCGGCAGCGCATGCTCTACGTCGCGGCGCCGTTTCATCGCGACGGCAAGCTGGCCGGCGTCGCGCGGGTTGCGCTCTCGCTGTCTCGAGTCGACGCCGCTGTCGCGGATCTGCGGCGGCTGGCACTGATCGCTGCGCTGCTCGCCATCGGGGTAGCCGTCGTGTTGTCGAGCGCGGCCGCGCCGCTCGCGTGGCGGGAGGCGAGGAGCTTGACCGACGCCGCGCGGCGCATGGCGGCCGGCGATCTCGCGACGCGCACGCGCAGTGAGGGGCAAGACGAGCTCGGGGAGCTGGGACGGGCCCTCGACCAACTGGCGGAGGGTTTGAGCTCGACCTTGTCTGAGCTGCGCGCCGAGCGTGATCGCGTGAGCGGGATCTTGACCGGCATGCAGGAGGGGGTGCTGCTCGTCGACCGCAACGGGCGGGTCGCACTGGTGAACCCCGCCCTGCGCGAGATGCTGCTCTTGCCACCCGACGCACAGGGGAAGACCCCGCTCGAGGTCATTCGCCATGCCGAGCTCAAGTCGCTACTCGACGAGACGACCGAGCACGACGAGGCAAGACAGCGGGAGATCGAGGTTGCTGGCCTTCGGCCGCGGCGCTTGCTCGTTCGCGCGGTGCCGCTCGCTGGCGGGCAGGGCGGCACGCTGGCGGTGTTCGTGGACCTGACCGATACCCGGCGGCTGGAGAGCCTGCGGCGTGATTTCGTCGCCAACGTCTCGCACGAGCTGCGCACCCCCGTCACAGCCATCCGCTCTGCTGCGGAGACCCTTGATTCTGCCCTCGATCGTGACCCCGGCGCGGCGCGACAGTTCCTGGAAATCATCGACCGCAACGCGGCGCGCTTGCACGGACTCGTGGAAGATCTACTCGACCTTTCGCGGATCGATTCACAGAAGTATCAGCTCGCATTCGAAGCCATCGACCTGAACGATTTCATTGACCATGCGCTCGCGATGTTCCGCGAGCGCGCGACCAAGAAGGGCATCACGCTGGGCTACGCTTCCGATTCGGACCTGCCCCCGGCCTTCGCAGACCCCAAAGCCCTCGACCACGTCGTGGTCAACTTGATCGACAACGCCGTGAAGTATTGCCCCAACGGTTCGACTGTCAGGGTCCACGCGAAGAAGGGAGCGGACTCGGTGCGGATCACCGTTGCCGACGACGGGCCCGGCATCGAGGAGCGACACCTGCCGCGGTTGTTCGAGCGCTTCTACCGGGTCGATGCTGGCCGGTCGCGCGAGCTCGGCGGAACGGGGCTCGGGCTGTCGATCGTGAAGAACCTGGTCGAAGCGATGGGCGGTAGCGTCGGGGTCGAGAGCAAGGCGGGCTCCGGGACGGAGTTCTTTTTCAGCCTGAAGACCCAGATGCCCGAGCTCCCGGAGCGCTCGGCGCCCAACGCCACCAACGAAGACTCCGGCTCGAGGCAGAGCTAG
- a CDS encoding response regulator, with the protein MAKVLIIEDERDLQQVLRYNLQQAGHEALSAERGLDGLRLAREEQPDLVLLDLMLPDMSGTDVCRTLKESAATRRIPVVMLTARGEEIDRVVGFELGAEDYIVKPFSVRELMLRIQAVLRRSNPAGAEAGAVVEFGCLKIDREAHRVWVEAREIELTALEFRLLVTLFDRKNRVQTRAALLDDVWGIQADITTRTVDTHVKRLREKLEGARDYVETVRGVGYRFKDSPTEASA; encoded by the coding sequence ATGGCCAAAGTGCTCATCATCGAAGACGAGCGCGATCTGCAGCAGGTGCTCAGGTACAACCTGCAGCAGGCCGGGCACGAAGCGCTCTCGGCCGAGCGAGGCCTCGACGGCCTCCGGCTCGCGCGCGAGGAACAACCCGATCTCGTCTTGCTCGATCTGATGCTGCCCGACATGTCGGGCACGGACGTGTGTCGCACTCTGAAAGAGAGCGCGGCGACTCGGCGGATCCCCGTCGTGATGCTCACCGCGCGCGGCGAGGAGATCGATCGGGTCGTGGGTTTCGAGCTCGGCGCGGAAGACTACATCGTCAAACCATTCAGTGTCCGTGAGCTCATGCTGCGCATTCAGGCGGTGTTGCGCCGCTCGAATCCAGCAGGCGCGGAGGCAGGCGCGGTGGTCGAGTTCGGGTGCCTGAAGATCGATCGCGAGGCACACCGGGTGTGGGTCGAAGCGCGTGAGATCGAGCTCACCGCGCTCGAGTTTCGTCTGTTAGTCACGCTGTTCGATCGCAAGAACCGCGTGCAGACCCGCGCGGCACTGCTCGACGATGTCTGGGGCATCCAGGCAGACATCACCACACGAACGGTGGACACCCACGTGAAGCGCTTGCGCGAGAAGCTCGAAGGCGCTCGCGACTACGTCGAGACCGTGCGGGGTGTGGGCTACCGATTCAAAGACTCGCCCACAGAGGCGAGCGCTTGA
- the phoU gene encoding phosphate signaling complex protein PhoU has translation MTTLQGHTDREYEGELEKLKELLLLMGARTEELLSRAMRAFAERDGEEARSTIRIDRQIDQLELDIDQLCLKILARRQPVAGDLRFITTTMKLVTDLERMGDLGVNVCERVIELSTEPPLPASPSVTRIADAALAMLHDALDAFVSGNTEQALEVIERDGTVDAYYAQLFPELLQLMMKDPDSVFRATRLQSIAKYLERIADHATNIAEMVVFMVRGKDVRHAFALAQDDE, from the coding sequence ATGACGACTCTCCAGGGGCATACGGACAGGGAGTACGAGGGCGAGCTCGAGAAGCTGAAGGAGCTGCTGCTGCTGATGGGAGCACGCACGGAAGAGCTCCTGTCACGAGCGATGCGCGCGTTCGCCGAGCGGGACGGAGAAGAGGCTCGGAGCACCATCCGCATCGATCGCCAGATCGACCAGCTCGAGCTCGACATCGATCAGCTGTGCTTGAAGATCCTGGCCCGGCGCCAGCCGGTCGCGGGAGATCTTCGCTTCATCACGACGACCATGAAGCTGGTGACGGACCTCGAGCGCATGGGCGACCTCGGCGTCAACGTGTGTGAGCGTGTGATCGAGCTCAGCACCGAGCCTCCACTGCCCGCGTCGCCCAGCGTGACGCGAATCGCCGACGCCGCCCTCGCCATGCTCCACGACGCCCTCGACGCCTTCGTCTCCGGCAATACCGAACAAGCCCTCGAGGTCATCGAGCGGGACGGAACGGTGGACGCCTATTACGCGCAGCTCTTCCCGGAGCTCTTGCAGTTGATGATGAAGGACCCGGACAGTGTCTTCCGAGCGACACGTCTGCAGTCCATCGCGAAGTACCTCGAGCGCATCGCCGATCACGCCACGAACATCGCGGAGATGGTGGTGTTCATGGTGCGGGGCAAGGACGTGCGGCACGCGTTTGCGTTGGCGCAGGACGACGAGTGA
- a CDS encoding TlpA family protein disulfide reductase codes for MARALTAKPAASKGSGSLRLLLMLVLLGLAVMWYGRRASGPETGIVAQDFSLPVVSGGDGQVVLSSLRGSPVLIEVVATWCGVCRRSAPTLAAASRLTRKRAVRFVAVSVDDQESDARLLARDWNIPYEVVHDDGHFAKSYGITLLPTFVVIDADGRIAHVSSGAPGPDDVEEWLAEVGAERL; via the coding sequence GTGGCTCGCGCCTTGACCGCCAAGCCCGCCGCCAGCAAAGGTTCCGGTTCATTGCGCTTGCTGCTCATGCTGGTGCTCTTGGGCCTGGCGGTGATGTGGTACGGGCGCCGCGCGTCGGGTCCCGAGACCGGGATTGTCGCGCAAGATTTCTCGCTGCCCGTGGTGTCCGGCGGTGACGGGCAGGTAGTGCTCTCGTCGCTTCGCGGGAGCCCGGTGCTCATCGAGGTAGTCGCCACCTGGTGCGGGGTTTGTCGACGTTCTGCCCCGACGTTGGCCGCCGCTTCGCGTCTCACTCGCAAGCGTGCCGTGCGGTTCGTCGCCGTCAGTGTAGACGACCAAGAATCCGACGCGCGGTTGCTCGCGCGCGACTGGAACATCCCGTACGAGGTCGTGCACGACGACGGTCATTTCGCCAAGAGCTATGGGATCACGCTACTGCCGACCTTCGTGGTGATCGACGCAGACGGACGAATTGCCCACGTTTCGAGCGGCGCTCCGGGGCCCGACGACGTCGAAGAATGGCTGGCTGAGGTCGGCGCCGAGAGGCTCTGA
- the pstS gene encoding phosphate ABC transporter substrate-binding protein PstS, producing MITRRTFTSLLALVPVVAALGCSKTDASGTPGGAASGTRASGPVTLNGAGATFPYPLYSKWISEYNKLNPDIRVNYQSIGSGGGIRQVTAGTVDFGASDAPMTADEIAKLPGKVHHIPTTLGSVILTYNVPEASTPLKLTSEVVAGVFLGTIKKWNDPKLTEANPDLKLPDKDIAVVYRSDGSGTTAVFTDYLAKVSADFKDKVGAGKSVKWPVGLGAKGNEGVTGQVKTTPYTLGYVELAYAHQNKLPIALVKNKAGKFVEPNAASMTAAASGVTVDDTLTASLADPDNEAAYPISSFTYLLVYEDAKDSSKGRALAKFVWWALHDGQKFSADLDYAPLPESLIKKTEDRLKSLRSGNEKLLSGV from the coding sequence ATGATCACACGCAGAACCTTCACGAGCCTGCTGGCTCTGGTCCCGGTCGTCGCAGCCCTCGGTTGCTCGAAGACGGACGCCTCGGGCACCCCCGGCGGCGCGGCCAGCGGGACACGAGCAAGCGGCCCGGTCACCCTCAACGGCGCGGGCGCGACGTTTCCGTACCCGCTCTACAGCAAGTGGATCAGCGAATACAACAAGCTGAACCCCGACATCCGGGTCAACTACCAGTCGATCGGATCGGGCGGCGGCATTCGGCAGGTCACCGCCGGCACGGTCGACTTCGGCGCGAGCGATGCGCCAATGACGGCCGACGAAATAGCGAAGCTCCCCGGCAAGGTTCACCACATCCCGACGACGTTGGGGTCGGTCATCCTCACGTACAACGTCCCCGAAGCGTCGACGCCTCTCAAGCTCACTTCCGAAGTGGTCGCCGGGGTGTTCTTGGGCACGATCAAGAAATGGAACGACCCGAAGCTGACGGAAGCCAACCCCGACCTGAAGCTCCCGGACAAGGACATCGCTGTCGTCTACCGCTCCGATGGTAGCGGCACGACCGCCGTGTTCACCGACTACCTGGCGAAGGTGTCAGCCGACTTCAAGGACAAAGTCGGCGCGGGCAAGAGCGTCAAATGGCCGGTCGGGCTCGGCGCCAAGGGCAATGAAGGGGTGACCGGTCAGGTCAAGACGACGCCCTACACGCTCGGCTACGTCGAGCTGGCCTACGCACACCAGAACAAGCTGCCGATCGCACTGGTGAAGAACAAAGCTGGAAAGTTCGTGGAACCGAACGCCGCGAGCATGACCGCCGCCGCGTCCGGCGTGACCGTCGACGACACCTTGACGGCGTCGCTGGCGGACCCGGACAACGAGGCCGCGTACCCCATCTCGAGCTTCACGTACCTGTTGGTCTACGAGGATGCGAAGGACTCCAGCAAGGGCCGCGCGCTCGCCAAGTTCGTCTGGTGGGCCTTGCACGACGGGCAGAAATTCTCGGCTGACCTCGACTACGCGCCACTGCCCGAGAGCCTGATCAAGAAGACGGAAGACCGCTTGAAGTCGCTGCGTTCGGGCAACGAAAAACTGCTGTCCGGAGTCTGA
- a CDS encoding RNA polymerase sigma factor: MSLQGSAVSYAVALFGTGSSVSEAPRSAPSLEALMERYVDGDSAAFEPLYQLAAPKLFGYLFRLTRNRERAEDLLQVTFAKVHRARSSYLRGAPLLPWLIAIARRSFLDERRSAQVRPEDLSRDGSLPEPRGDDDALGDDVAEALERALDSLPEAYREAIVMTKITGLSLTEAAEILGATPTALKLRVHRGYVQLRERLDQFKRR, translated from the coding sequence ATGTCCCTGCAGGGTAGCGCCGTCAGTTACGCCGTTGCCCTGTTCGGAACGGGCTCGTCCGTGAGTGAAGCCCCCCGCTCCGCTCCGTCGCTCGAGGCGCTGATGGAGCGGTACGTGGACGGCGACAGTGCGGCCTTCGAGCCCCTCTACCAGCTCGCCGCCCCAAAACTCTTCGGTTATCTGTTTCGCCTGACGCGCAACCGGGAGCGAGCGGAGGACCTGTTGCAAGTTACCTTTGCCAAGGTGCATCGGGCGCGCAGCAGTTATCTGCGGGGCGCGCCGCTGCTACCCTGGTTGATCGCCATCGCTCGCCGCTCCTTCCTGGACGAGCGCCGGTCGGCGCAAGTGCGGCCGGAGGACTTGAGCCGCGACGGCTCTTTGCCCGAGCCGCGCGGCGACGATGACGCGCTCGGAGACGACGTGGCCGAGGCGCTCGAGCGTGCGCTCGACTCGTTGCCGGAGGCCTATCGAGAGGCCATCGTCATGACGAAGATCACTGGCCTGTCGCTGACCGAGGCGGCAGAGATCCTGGGCGCGACGCCCACCGCGCTCAAACTGAGAGTGCACCGAGGTTATGTCCAACTTCGTGAGCGACTCGATCAATTCAAACGCCGATGA
- a CDS encoding DUF1109 family protein, whose amino-acid sequence MTPTTDDLPELQWRDPPPPSASVSTAIKQACARDLDKGKGPSASRRAALSVLVSGAVVATMLAMGLAQKPLDATLKVALFAALGWGVVHSLVLTLGLARPPGRRGSWVVRWALALGLPVLFFAYLTLSAQTELPFARFVEEDSHAPICGLFTLLFGAVAAGGTLFAWRRTDPLTPGLSGALAGLCGGLAAATGIGLGCASHEAWHLWLAHGTVLLVFVAVGWFVGRKWLAP is encoded by the coding sequence ATGACCCCCACGACCGACGACCTACCCGAACTGCAGTGGCGCGACCCGCCGCCGCCAAGCGCCAGCGTATCGACGGCGATCAAACAGGCGTGCGCTCGTGACCTCGACAAAGGCAAAGGGCCCTCCGCCTCGCGCCGCGCTGCACTGTCCGTGCTGGTATCGGGGGCGGTGGTCGCGACCATGCTGGCAATGGGGCTGGCCCAGAAACCTCTGGACGCGACGCTGAAGGTCGCGCTGTTTGCGGCGTTGGGTTGGGGCGTCGTTCACTCGTTGGTGCTCACCCTCGGCCTCGCGCGGCCCCCGGGTAGACGCGGCTCGTGGGTCGTGCGCTGGGCTCTGGCCCTCGGGTTGCCCGTCCTCTTCTTTGCATACCTCACGCTGTCCGCGCAGACGGAGCTCCCGTTCGCACGCTTCGTCGAAGAGGACTCTCACGCCCCCATCTGCGGTCTGTTCACGCTGTTGTTCGGTGCGGTCGCGGCGGGCGGCACTCTCTTCGCGTGGCGTCGCACCGACCCGCTGACGCCAGGCTTGTCCGGTGCACTGGCGGGTCTATGCGGCGGGCTCGCCGCGGCCACGGGCATTGGCCTCGGCTGCGCCAGTCACGAGGCGTGGCATCTGTGGTTGGCGCACGGCACGGTGCTCTTGGTGTTCGTCGCGGTCGGGTGGTTCGTCGGTCGCAAGTGGCTCGCGCCTTGA